The genomic region AACATCATATTGATCATATTGCTCTTAGGCTGAAAGAGAATAATTTATTTAACGATCATGACTGGTTAGAAAAATCAAAACTGTTAACAGAAGGATCTTCAAAATATAGCAGATTTTTTTGGAAACTATTCTGTCTCTTACGTGACCCAAAAACTGCTAAATCAACTTTTGATACTATAGTGAATTCTTTGCATGACTGTGAGCTATGGGTAGCTCACAATTTAGAATTTGCTGATAGCACATGcaacagaatgaaaaataatatggAGATTCTTGACGCTAAACAGAACATTGTTGCTAAAATTGAGTTAGATGGGACCCAGAAACTGTTCATAAAGCCAATGAGTCCTGAGTTGATTAACCAAACGCAAACTGATTTATCCCAAATTAAGAgagaacttttcttttttaaagcgaCAAATTGAATATATTGTGACAGGATTACCAAATAATATAAACGGAAAAcaaaagcatgaaaaaaaattgtgataaaATGTGTTTTTCTCTCACAGTTGTTATTAaatctttttaatgtttctttggctgttatttttgtgttgtagaagcaaaagttgtttatttttcctgCCTGCCcttccctcctttctttctttcatactgGAACCTCTTCATCTTCTCACATAAAGATTCCACACTAGATTTTGTAGTTTTGTGAGCAGTATGATGACCTCATTAGTGCTagtgacacacacaaaaaagcaccTAATACattttaggaagggtatccaaccataaaacCATGTCATAGCAGACACTGAGGTACCATGCTGTCTTTGGACCCATCAAacttgtcaaaccattcaacccacaACAGCATGGAacattgatgttaaatgatgatgatgaaataccaGCAGATGGTTCAAGTTGTATTGCTAGCACTATGTAGTTCCTCCAGCATAAACACTTAAAGTTCAAAACTGGGGAAAAGTAGACTGTAGAAGTGaaagaattgaaatttaaattttgatttcaattctAACTGAAAACTTGATAAAAAAAGTTTGAATTTCatctgccagtaccgcctgacttgcattcgtgccgatggcacgtaaaagcacccactatactctctgagtggttggcgttaggaagggcatccagctgtagaaactctgccaaatgctgtgcgtgagaaatcccggcaagccaaatgagacctaaatctaaggcctcagccagtccacttatgcgtaccttccttcattggacactaaactccacttgcgaagaactgttgaggcaagtgaaatcgaaatcgagttaaattcgatgactgacacTCATGCCAATGtcgtttccttcattggacacgaaactcagcttgcaaagacttattggggacagcgaaattgtgatgtcacctgtgcccagcgtcgcctttctggcacttgtgcccgcggcatatgtaaggactttcgagagagatcgttgccagtgcccctggactggctcttgtgcgggtggcacataaaatacaccattttgagtgtggccgttgccagtaccacctgactggccttcgtgccggtggcacgtaaaagcacccactacactctctgagtggttggcgttaggaaggcatccagctgtagaaactctgccaattggaaatatgctgtccgtgagaagacccggcaagccaagtgaaacctaaatctaaggcctcagccagtccacttatgcataccttccttccttcattggacactaaactcNNNNNNNNNNNNNNNNNNNNNNNNNNNNNNNNNNNNNNNNNNNNNNNNNNNNNNNNNNNNNNNNNNNNNNNNNNNNNNNNNNNNNNNNNNNNNNNNNNNNNNNNNNNNNNNNNNNNNNNNNNNNNNNNNNNNNNNNNNNNNNNNNNNNNNNNNNNNNNNNNNNNNNNNNNNNNNNNNNNNNNNNNGCGAAATTGTGATgtcacctgtgcccagcgtcgcctttctggcacttgtgcccgcggcatatgtaaggactttcgagagagatcgttgccagtgcccctggactggctcttgtgcgggtggcacataaaatacaccattttcagcgtggccgttgccagtaccgcctgactggccttcgtgccggtggcacgtaaaagtacccattacactctctgagtggttgacgttaggaagggcatctagctgtagaaactctgccaaatcagattggagcctgccatagccatctggtttcaccagtcctcagtcaaatcgtccaacccatgccagcatggaaagcggacgttaaacgacgacgacgacgatgatgatgatggttataaggAATAGTAATAAATAGGTACAGGTA from Octopus bimaculoides isolate UCB-OBI-ISO-001 unplaced genomic scaffold, ASM119413v2 Scaffold_70027, whole genome shotgun sequence harbors:
- the LOC106877564 gene encoding uncharacterized protein LOC106877564, whose translation is MTSNSNDEYLMKFLNTELKELNQHHIDHIALRLKENNLFNDHDWLEKSKLLTEGSSKYSRFFWKLFCLLRDPKTAKSTFDTIVNSLHDCELWVAHNLEFADSTCNRMKNNMEILDAKQNIVAKIELDGTQKLFIKPMSPELINQTQTDLSQIKRELFFFKATN